The Nostoc cf. commune SO-36 genomic sequence TGTTGGGTAAGCTGCCTGTTCTTTCGGCTGGGGAAGTATATCAAATTTTGGTATGGAAGTATGGAAGAACTGCTAGAACTTAGGCAATTTCTAGAACAAGGCAAAATCCATGAGGCGTTGCTGTTGGTGGATGAGTTAGAAGAAATGAGCCTCAGTGACAAAATCAATAAAGTTGATAGTTATGGTGTAATTCTGCTCATCCATTTAATTAAACAAAACGCCGAAAAACGTTCTACTCGCTCTTGGGATGTTTCGATAGAAAATACAGTGCGGGAAATCAACAAAATAAACAAGCGCCGCAAATCTGGTGGTTATTACTTGAATCAAGCAGAATTAATCGATATTCTGCAACAAGGATATCAAGTGGCAGTGAAAAGAGCGGCGCTAGAAGCTTTTGAGGGGCATTATGAAGCCCAAGAATTGGCTGCAATGGTTGACCAGGAAAAAATCTTAACTCAGGCGCTAGAATTTATTCAACAATAGCCAATCAATTCACTATCATTCCACTCCAAGGTGTCGCCAATTTTTTCGCCGTCATGGTAGGCGGCGAGTAAGATTTCGCTAGTTTTCCCCCAAGCGATCGCTCCACTAACATCTAAGGCGATCGCTCCCAAATCCCTTTTATTCTGATTCGCTTCTCCAAAGGATCGCTGCATCGCCTCCTTCAGAGACATACCATCAGTGACACGTACTACAATGCGGGGAGCTAAACACTCATCAATGATATCTTCCCCAATGCCAGTACAACTAACACCAGCATTACTAGTCGCGTAATTACCTGCTGGCATTGCCGAATCACTGACCCTGCCAATCCGCTCAAAGCCTTTACCACCAGTAGAAGTGCCGACAGCTAACTTACCAGATATATCTAAAGCTACTACACCGATAGTGCCACGTCCAGCATTGCTAGTTTCTACCAGTTCGGGTTCTGCTACCACGCCAGCCATTGCGCTTTTAAAATTATCCTGGCGTTCTTGTATCCACTCTTGTAACCGCAAATCAGTTAAAGCGTTATAGCTGGGAAGTTGCATTTCCCGCGCCAACTCAGCCGATCCGAAATCTGATAGCACTCGGTCTGGTGAGTTCTGTAAGAATTGTGCCAACTCAATGGGATTTTTCACCCGCGAAATATTAATCACACCACTAAACCGCCCTAATGCGCCATCCATCAGGGAAGCACTCATGCGGATTTGTCCATCAGATTGCAATACTGAACCAGTACCAGCATTAAAACGGGGGTTATCTTCGAGCATTTGGCAACCATGCACCACCGCCTCAGAGGCAGTTGCTCCTGACAATAGCAGAGAATAGACTTCTTCTATTACTGTATGGAGCGATCGGCGCACTGCCTCCAGTCCTCCCTTACCGTGGAGAGAACTACCAGCCCCCCCATGAATAATTAATTTAGGTTGCACCTGTGACTCCATTAATC encodes the following:
- a CDS encoding DUF29 family protein, with protein sequence MEELLELRQFLEQGKIHEALLLVDELEEMSLSDKINKVDSYGVILLIHLIKQNAEKRSTRSWDVSIENTVREINKINKRRKSGGYYLNQAELIDILQQGYQVAVKRAALEAFEGHYEAQELAAMVDQEKILTQALEFIQQ
- a CDS encoding isoaspartyl peptidase/L-asparaginase, which encodes MESQVQPKLIIHGGAGSSLHGKGGLEAVRRSLHTVIEEVYSLLLSGATASEAVVHGCQMLEDNPRFNAGTGSVLQSDGQIRMSASLMDGALGRFSGVINISRVKNPIELAQFLQNSPDRVLSDFGSAELAREMQLPSYNALTDLRLQEWIQERQDNFKSAMAGVVAEPELVETSNAGRGTIGVVALDISGKLAVGTSTGGKGFERIGRVSDSAMPAGNYATSNAGVSCTGIGEDIIDECLAPRIVVRVTDGMSLKEAMQRSFGEANQNKRDLGAIALDVSGAIAWGKTSEILLAAYHDGEKIGDTLEWNDSELIGYC